From the genome of Nicotiana tabacum cultivar K326 chromosome 17, ASM71507v2, whole genome shotgun sequence:
ATGTATTGAATCATCTTTTTTGTGAACAAATAAAAAGGTATGTAAGTGCCTACTATTACCTATATAATTGGTTAGCGAATATATGATGGATATTTTTAGTGTCGTATACATAATTTAGATGACGTGGTTTCTAAATTGAGAAAGTATCTTCTAAATGTAAATCTAACACTATTTACACTTGTTAAAGTTAGGTGCACTAACAAAGTATAATTTTTTTACGTTAAGTTTATTGCAACAATTGGTAAGTACTGTTTATAACAAACATAATTTGGtaacttgaaaaataagaataaataacTTGCTATATAACATGTCAAATCGCACGGAATGAGTAATTAAGGTTAGATATGAAATTACCATGCAAGGGCGCTTATTGAAACGTGATTCCTCTCTCTCTAAGTCCTCAACAGTTGCATTAGCTTCAGAATTTAGCCATCCAAATGGTATCGCATTACTATTCCCATAGCTATTGGCTCGTTGAATATTCTTGGAATTCTCATTAATCAATACTCGAGGACTAGTGTTGCTGCTACTCTTAGGAGTAAGGGAATTCTGATAAATATTATTGTACTGCAAATTATTATCTTCCCAAACTGAGCATTCCACTTTATTACTACTCATTCTTGGATTTGGACAAAATCTTTCACTTTGCTCAAAGCTTAGCAAAGAACCATTTGTTGAATGCATAAAATTACCATACCCCCCTTTGAAGCTAATCACAGAATGGCCATTGGAATTGGAACTGCTGGGACTGGATAGTGAAGAAGAACTGCTTATAGCAAAATTCTTGGCTATATTTGGACTTGTTTTCTCTGGATTTTCACCCTCTTCAAAAACTAATTTTGGAGGTTCCTCAGTTATCCCATATAACTCTGGAGAGGAATGATCACTCATTCCAAATTCACCTTCATAATATTCATAACTATCAACTAAGCCCATTTTTGTGTCATTCATAATATGTTCTTTGGCTAGCGCCATAGACATATCTGAAGAAAATTGGATAgaccaaagaaaaggagaaagtaCAAAGAGCTAGGCTAAAATTAAGTTGCTAGGTAGCTctaaattttgtttgttttctgGCTTTTTTTGTAGTGAAAAGGTCCAATTGTCTTTATTGAAACAAGTGTGAGACTAAGATAGAGTATATATAGATGGTAcataataaattatttaaaatagttTTAGATTGATAGTAATTAATTAGCTGGCAGAAGGTGACCAGAATTGAATGAGAGAAGTGATTAATGTTATAAAAAATTTTTGGAGAAGTCAGCAAGACCTTCGGCGTTTCTTTCGCAAAACCCACGTCTCAGATTCCAATACAACACATTGTTAAAAGTCTAAATTTCTGCAAAATGGACTTGTTTTCTTGAGGGCGTTCTTTCCTACCAACTTTCCTTTAAACTTGAGGAGCCAAGCTAGAGCACGTGGATCttcatataaaaattatatattacaTTCTATAAAGGTCTGTAAGCTAACCCTCGGCCAGCTAATTAATTAAGCTAGTGATGGATTTTACATATACTTTCTCCAGCCTAGA
Proteins encoded in this window:
- the LOC107785173 gene encoding putative transcription factor bHLH086; the encoded protein is MSMALAKEHIMNDTKMGLVDSYEYYEGEFGMSDHSSPELYGITEEPPKLVFEEGENPEKTSPNIAKNFAISSSSSLSSPSSSNSNGHSVISFKGGYGNFMHSTNGSLLSFEQSERFCPNPRMSSNKVECSVWEDNNLQYNNIYQNSLTPKSSSNTSPRVLINENSKNIQRANSYGNSNAIPFGWLNSEANATVEDLEREESRFNKRPCMEESMQTNKKQCTGGSKKAKSNTSVATKDPQSIAAKNRRERISERLKILQELVPNGSKVDLVTMLEKAISYVKFLQVQVKVLATDEFWPTQGGKAPDISQVKDAIDAILATQRDRNSSSK